One Temnothorax longispinosus isolate EJ_2023e chromosome 8, Tlon_JGU_v1, whole genome shotgun sequence genomic region harbors:
- the Hipk gene encoding uncharacterized protein Hipk isoform X6, protein MCDMFIQTQQTSSVNGSSSSSSSSSSNNTVHHHSKKRKLDYNVSQPVIQHALVQSTSDYQLDNTGLQQRYSVNGANTAFSSLHNNNALQKSSPNQQTLVRASTIKLLDTYQRCGQKRKTWSREGNGDDLAVHSAHANVVGCTVVSQHHTQQQQQLQQQQQQQHSKQASMTAHSKQVANAANGGGSSNPQGDGDYHLVQHEVLYSMTNQYEVLEFLGRGTFGQVVKCWKKGTSDIVAIKILKNHPSYARQGQIEVSILSRLSQENADEFNFVRAYECFQHKSHTCLVFEMLEQNLYDFLKQNKFSPLPLKYIRPILQQVLTALLKLKQLGLIHADLKPENIMLVDPMRQPYRVKVIDFGSASHVSKAVCNTYLQSRYYRAPEIILGLPYCEAIDMWSLGCVVAELFLGWPLYPGSSEYDQIRYISQTQGLPTEHMLNNASKTTKFFYRDMDSTYPFWRLKTPEEHEAETGIKSKEARKYIFNCLDDIGQVNVPTDLDGGQLLPEKADRREFIDLLKRMLTMDQVVTSERRITPGEALNHAFVTLSHLVDYAHCNNVKASVQMMEVCRRAGDFTASPAHHQAPPAPQPPPPTSLVANFVPTTNGSAVTLTFNNQLSNQVQRLVREHRTAQTGYDSLYQIYSNSSRRATQYSGSSNGSNSGRSGVHDFPHQLVPGILCPPHGYQTMPSPAKHVVVAQPPQPQQAPLQIQSSIISQQAVAAAAAAAQQQYAAVPVSMVETGRQMLLTNAVQTSWPAGSRQMAAIVPSWQQLPPQHIQQPLLSDTGDWGRPLIVDSSAILQDQRPVFPVTEVYNASALVEHPSQSWGKRTVTKHHQHHVTVPQQTQHRHEHKKETQQLSPVKKRVKESTPPSSMRRHSPSSSHWQEQPVQSHHHSSKHSSSHNVEHQPVATVRQQTITIDDTPSPAVSVITISDSEDETPGKCCGDRQCSACQSLATRLSGDGRPVREEVIRSTQSTPRVVQPMQQSAHTSSQHANGHVTTHSSSSHRTQRKNVISCVTVGDSDGEASPSRSHAHLYLPQHPQHQQTTQLIKHEPQQQHHVSSSSGYSSQSQKKRLLAKVQSECNMVNVATKLEPGVEYLAPHPCHAPACKEPPTYQDDVYDIYDHCLQYVTTSSAHPHLQEQHIVYTTGTDKRVSWPGKRTEYKHEYVQPPAAHSREHQKWVVANPVHQYRQSQVVGTAAHPGHTHSHHGHPAHLSPGGSGGGRSPAGGAVIGSAQHLGQPLYQEYAHVRSRAHAVPPPVYVTAAPSQAATAIQQQMPTYQGFTPGRALPPPAHHSSARPLLASHAAHPLPAHMQPAAVYGLAPLSPAKHQYQPSNLWFTE, encoded by the exons ATGTGTGACATGTTCATCCAAACACAGCAGACGAGTAGCGTCAacggcagcagcagcagcagcagcagcagcagcagtaaCAACACCGTTCACCACCACAGCAAGAAGCGCAAGTTGGATTACAACGTGAGCCAGCCGGTGATCCAGCACGCATTGGTCCAATCGACCAGCGACTACCAATTGGACAATACCGGTCTACAACAACGGTACTCCGTGAACGGTGCTAATACCGCGTTTAGCTCGCTGCACAACAATAATGCGCTGCAGAAGAGTAGCCCGAACCAGCAGACCCTGGTACGAGCCTCGACGATCAAGCTCTTAGATACGTACCAGCGCTGTGGCCAGAAG AGAAAAACTTGGTCGAGGGAAGGTAATGGTGACGACCTGGCAGTCCACTCCGCCCACGCGAATGTGGTGGGTTGTACTGTAGTGTCGCAGCACCATAcccaacagcaacagcagctgcaacaacaacagcagcaacagcataGCAAGCAGGCAAGCATGACGGCGCATAGCAAGCAAGTGGCCAACGCGGCCAACGGCGGCGGCAGTAGCAATCCCCAGGGCGACGGGGATTATCACTTGGTGCAGCACGAAGTTCTCTACTCCATGACCAACCAGTATGAGGTCCTCGAGTTTCTCGGCAGAGGTACTTTCGGGCAG GTCGTGAAATGTTGGAAAAAAGGAACAAGCGACATAGTAGCCATCAAAATTCTAAAGAATCATCCATCGTATGCGCGCCAAGGTCAGATTGAG GTCTCCATCCTGTCTCGACTTAGTCAGGAAAATGCGGATGAGTTCAATTTCGTGCGCGCCTACGAGTGCTTCCAGCACAAGTCACATACCTGCTTGGTATTCGAAATGCTAGAGCAAAACCTCTACGATTTCTTGAAacagaataaattttcacCCCTACCTCTCAAATACATCAGGCCCATTCTCCAGCAGGTATTGACTGCGCTATTGAAACTGAAG CAATTAGGATTGATACACGCCGACTTGAAACCAGAGAATATTATGCTGGTTGATCCAATGCGTCAGCCGTATCGAGTGAAAGTCATCGATTTTGGATCTGCCTCGCACGTGTCAAAAGCCGTCTGTAACACCTACCTGCAATCACGATACTACCGCGCACCCGAGATCATACTGGGACTTCCGTATTGTGAAGCGATAGATATGTGGTCACTCGGCTGTGTGGTTGCAGAATTGTTTCTAGGATGGCCTTTATACCCTGGCAGCTCCGAGTACGATCAAATTCGATATATAAGTCAAACGCAGGGCCTACCGACGGAGCATATGCTGAACAACGCCAGCAAAAcaacaaaattcttttaccgGGATATGGACA GTACATATCCATTTTGGCGATTGAAAACACCGGAAGAACACGAGGCAGAGACTGGTATCAAATCCAAGGAagcaagaaaatatatttttaattgccttGACGATATCGGTCAGGTTAATGTACCGACTGACTTAGACGGTGGTCAACTCTTGCCAGAGAAAGCGGACAGGAGAGAGTTTATTGACCTTTTGAAGAGAATGCTCACAATGGACCAGGTAGTGACATCg GAGCGCCGTATAACACCCGGCGAGGCACTGAACCACGCGTTTGTTACTCTATCACATCTAGTCGATTACGCGCATTGTAACAACGTCAAAGCTTCCGTCCAGATGATGGAGGTTTGCAGGCGCGCGGGAGATTTCACTGCGAGTCCTGCGCATCATCAGGCTCCGCCGGCGCCTCAGCCACCTCCACCAACGTCTTTAGTAGCCAATTTTGTACCGACTACTAACGGCAGTGCGGTGACTCTCACCTTTAACAATCAATTGTCTAATCAAGTGCAGCGATTAGTCAGAGAACACCGTACCGCGCAAACAGGATATGACAGTCTG taCCAAATATATAGCAACAGCAGTCGACGGGCGACACAATATAGCGGTTCGTCTAATGGATCCAACAGCGGACGGAGTGGCGTGCACGATTTTCCGCATCAACTGGTACCCGGCATATTGTGTCCACCGCATGGCTATCAGACTATGCCAAGTCCTGCGAAGCACGTAGTTGTTGCTCAA cCACCGCAACCGCAACAAGCACCTTTGCAGATACAATCGTCCATTATATCGCAACAAGCTGTGGCCGCGGCGGCTGCAGCTGCCCAGCAACAATATGCTGCAGTTCCCGTGTCTATGGTCGAGACTGGTCGGCAAATGTTGCTTACC AATGCTGTACAGACATCTTGGCCTGCTGGAAGCCGTCAGATGGCTGCGATCGTACCATCGTGGCAGCAGTTACCACCGCAGCATATTCAGCAACCACTGCTTAGCGATACTGGAGATTGGGGAAGGCCTCTTATCGTCGATAGTTCTGCTATTCTACAG GATCAGCGGCCGGTATTTCCTGTCACGGAAGTTTACAATGCTAGTGCACTCGTCGAACATCCATCGCAGAGCTGGGGCAAGCGCACTGTCACCAAACATCACCAGCATCATGTGACGGTACCTCAGCAGACTCAGCATAGACATGAACACAAGAAAGAGACGCAACAACTGAGTCCAGTGAAGAAACGAGTCAAGGAGAGCACACCGCCAAGTAGCATGCGACGACACTCGCCGTCGAGTAGCCATTGGCAAGAGCAGCCGGTGCAGTCTCATCATCACAGTAGCAAACACAGTAGTAGTCATAACGTGGAACATCAGCCAGTCGCAACCGTGCGACAGCAGACCATTACGATTGATGATACGCCTTCGCCAGCCGTTTCCGTTATCACAATCAGTGATAGTGAAGATGAGACACCTGGAAAATG CTGTGGAGACCGTCAGTGCAGCGCCTGTCAAAGTTTGGCAACTCGCCTGTCGGGCGACGGACGACCTGTCCGTGAAGAAGTCATACGAAg TACTCAATCGACGCCGCGCGTTGTACAGCCGATGCAACAGTCAGCACACACGAGCAGTCAGCATGCGAACGGGCACGTTACGACGCACAGCTCGTCGTCACATCGAACGCAACGCAAGAATGTCATTAGCTGTGTAACTGTTGGTGACAGTGACGGCGAAGCCAGCCCAAGTCGCTCTCATGCTCATTTATACCTGCCGCAACACCCGCAGCATCAGCAAACCACGCAGTTAATTAAGCATGAGCCGCAGCAACAACATCATGTTAGCAG TAGCTCAGGATATTCCTCTCAGTCACAAAAGAAGCGGCTGTTGGCGAAGGTGCAGTCCGAATGTAACATGGTGAACGTCGCGACGAAACTGGAACCCGGTGTCGAGTACCTTGCTCCACATCCGTGTCACGCGCCAGCTTGCAAAGAGCCACCGACCTATCAG GATGACGTCTATGACATATATGACCACTGCTTGCAGTATGTGACCACGAGTAGTGCGCATCCTCACCTCCAAGAGCAGCATATTGTGTACACGACCGGCACGGACAAACGAGTGTCCTGGCCTGGGAAGCGAACCGAGTACAAGCATGAGTACGTTCAACCACCGGCTGCTCATTCGAGAGAACATCAAAAGTGGGTGGTGGCCAATCCTGTGCATCAATATAG GCAGAGCCAGGTCGTAGGTACGGCAGCCCATCCGGGCCATACCCACAGTCATCACGGACATCCGGCTCATCTAAGTCCCGGCGGCAGTGGCGGTGGTAGGAGTCCCGCCGGTGGGGCTGTGATAGGAAGCGCCCAGCATTTGGGACAGCCCCTCTACCAGGAATATGCTCACGTGCGCTCGAGAGCCCACGCGGTGCCGCCTCCTGTGTACGTTACCGCGGCACCATCGCAGGCTGCTACCGCTATCCAGCAACAAATGCCCACGTATCAAGGATTCACACCCGG TCGAGCGTTGCCACCGCCAGCTCATCACAGCTCGGCCAGACCGTTACTGGCGAGTCACGCAGCACATCCGTTGCCTGCGCATATGCAGCCTGCAGCCGTTTATGGATTGGCCCCGCTTTCGCCAGCCAAACaccaataccaaccttccaaTTTATGGTTTACCGAGTAA
- the Hipk gene encoding uncharacterized protein Hipk isoform X2 — protein MCDMFIQTQQTSSVNGSSSSSSSSSSNNTVHHHSKKRKLDYNVSQPVIQHALVQSTSDYQLDNTGLQQRYSVNGANTAFSSLHNNNALQKSSPNQQTLVRASTIKLLDTYQRCGQKRKTWSREGNGDDLAVHSAHANVVGCTVVSQHHTQQQQQLQQQQQQQHSKQASMTAHSKQVANAANGGGSSNPQGDGDYHLVQHEVLYSMTNQYEVLEFLGRGTFGQVVKCWKKGTSDIVAIKILKNHPSYARQGQIEVSILSRLSQENADEFNFVRAYECFQHKSHTCLVFEMLEQNLYDFLKQNKFSPLPLKYIRPILQQVLTALLKLKQLGLIHADLKPENIMLVDPMRQPYRVKVIDFGSASHVSKAVCNTYLQSRYYRAPEIILGLPYCEAIDMWSLGCVVAELFLGWPLYPGSSEYDQIRYISQTQGLPTEHMLNNASKTTKFFYRDMDSTYPFWRLKTPEEHEAETGIKSKEARKYIFNCLDDIGQVNVPTDLDGGQLLPEKADRREFIDLLKRMLTMDQVVTSERRITPGEALNHAFVTLSHLVDYAHCNNVKASVQMMEVCRRAGDFTASPAHHQAPPAPQPPPPTSLVANFVPTTNGSAVTLTFNNQLSNQVQRLVREHRTAQTGYDSLYQIYSNSSRRATQYSGSSNGSNSGRSGVHDFPHQLVPGILCPPHGYQTMPSPAKHVVVAQPPQPQQAPLQIQSSIISQQAVAAAAAAAQQQYAAVPVSMVETGRQMLLTNAVQTSWPAGSRQMAAIVPSWQQLPPQHIQQPLLSDTGDWGRPLIVDSSAILQDQRPVFPVTEVYNASALVEHPSQSWGKRTVTKHHQHHVTVPQQTQHRHEHKKETQQLSPVKKRVKESTPPSSMRRHSPSSSHWQEQPVQSHHHSSKHSSSHNVEHQPVATVRQQTITIDDTPSPAVSVITISDSEDETPGKCCGDRQCSACQSLATRLSGDGRPVREEVIRSTQSTPRVVQPMQQSAHTSSQHANGHVTTHSSSSHRTQRKNVISCVTVGDSDGEASPSRSHAHLYLPQHPQHQQTTQLIKHEPQQQHHVSSSGYSSQSQKKRLLAKVQSECNMVNVATKLEPGVEYLAPHPCHAPACKEPPTYQDDVYDIYDHCLQYVTTSSAHPHLQEQHIVYTTGTDKRVSWPGKRTEYKHEYVQPPAAHSREHQKWVVANPVHQYRQSQVVGTAAHPGHTHSHHGHPAHLSPGGSGGGRSPAGGAVIGSAQHLGQPLYQEYAHVRSRAHAVPPPVYVTAAPSQAATAIQQQMPTYQGFTPGSSPLTLYDSSRALPPPAHHSSARPLLASHAAHPLPAHMQPAAVYGLAPLSPAKHQYQPSNLWFTE, from the exons ATGTGTGACATGTTCATCCAAACACAGCAGACGAGTAGCGTCAacggcagcagcagcagcagcagcagcagcagcagtaaCAACACCGTTCACCACCACAGCAAGAAGCGCAAGTTGGATTACAACGTGAGCCAGCCGGTGATCCAGCACGCATTGGTCCAATCGACCAGCGACTACCAATTGGACAATACCGGTCTACAACAACGGTACTCCGTGAACGGTGCTAATACCGCGTTTAGCTCGCTGCACAACAATAATGCGCTGCAGAAGAGTAGCCCGAACCAGCAGACCCTGGTACGAGCCTCGACGATCAAGCTCTTAGATACGTACCAGCGCTGTGGCCAGAAG AGAAAAACTTGGTCGAGGGAAGGTAATGGTGACGACCTGGCAGTCCACTCCGCCCACGCGAATGTGGTGGGTTGTACTGTAGTGTCGCAGCACCATAcccaacagcaacagcagctgcaacaacaacagcagcaacagcataGCAAGCAGGCAAGCATGACGGCGCATAGCAAGCAAGTGGCCAACGCGGCCAACGGCGGCGGCAGTAGCAATCCCCAGGGCGACGGGGATTATCACTTGGTGCAGCACGAAGTTCTCTACTCCATGACCAACCAGTATGAGGTCCTCGAGTTTCTCGGCAGAGGTACTTTCGGGCAG GTCGTGAAATGTTGGAAAAAAGGAACAAGCGACATAGTAGCCATCAAAATTCTAAAGAATCATCCATCGTATGCGCGCCAAGGTCAGATTGAG GTCTCCATCCTGTCTCGACTTAGTCAGGAAAATGCGGATGAGTTCAATTTCGTGCGCGCCTACGAGTGCTTCCAGCACAAGTCACATACCTGCTTGGTATTCGAAATGCTAGAGCAAAACCTCTACGATTTCTTGAAacagaataaattttcacCCCTACCTCTCAAATACATCAGGCCCATTCTCCAGCAGGTATTGACTGCGCTATTGAAACTGAAG CAATTAGGATTGATACACGCCGACTTGAAACCAGAGAATATTATGCTGGTTGATCCAATGCGTCAGCCGTATCGAGTGAAAGTCATCGATTTTGGATCTGCCTCGCACGTGTCAAAAGCCGTCTGTAACACCTACCTGCAATCACGATACTACCGCGCACCCGAGATCATACTGGGACTTCCGTATTGTGAAGCGATAGATATGTGGTCACTCGGCTGTGTGGTTGCAGAATTGTTTCTAGGATGGCCTTTATACCCTGGCAGCTCCGAGTACGATCAAATTCGATATATAAGTCAAACGCAGGGCCTACCGACGGAGCATATGCTGAACAACGCCAGCAAAAcaacaaaattcttttaccgGGATATGGACA GTACATATCCATTTTGGCGATTGAAAACACCGGAAGAACACGAGGCAGAGACTGGTATCAAATCCAAGGAagcaagaaaatatatttttaattgccttGACGATATCGGTCAGGTTAATGTACCGACTGACTTAGACGGTGGTCAACTCTTGCCAGAGAAAGCGGACAGGAGAGAGTTTATTGACCTTTTGAAGAGAATGCTCACAATGGACCAGGTAGTGACATCg GAGCGCCGTATAACACCCGGCGAGGCACTGAACCACGCGTTTGTTACTCTATCACATCTAGTCGATTACGCGCATTGTAACAACGTCAAAGCTTCCGTCCAGATGATGGAGGTTTGCAGGCGCGCGGGAGATTTCACTGCGAGTCCTGCGCATCATCAGGCTCCGCCGGCGCCTCAGCCACCTCCACCAACGTCTTTAGTAGCCAATTTTGTACCGACTACTAACGGCAGTGCGGTGACTCTCACCTTTAACAATCAATTGTCTAATCAAGTGCAGCGATTAGTCAGAGAACACCGTACCGCGCAAACAGGATATGACAGTCTG taCCAAATATATAGCAACAGCAGTCGACGGGCGACACAATATAGCGGTTCGTCTAATGGATCCAACAGCGGACGGAGTGGCGTGCACGATTTTCCGCATCAACTGGTACCCGGCATATTGTGTCCACCGCATGGCTATCAGACTATGCCAAGTCCTGCGAAGCACGTAGTTGTTGCTCAA cCACCGCAACCGCAACAAGCACCTTTGCAGATACAATCGTCCATTATATCGCAACAAGCTGTGGCCGCGGCGGCTGCAGCTGCCCAGCAACAATATGCTGCAGTTCCCGTGTCTATGGTCGAGACTGGTCGGCAAATGTTGCTTACC AATGCTGTACAGACATCTTGGCCTGCTGGAAGCCGTCAGATGGCTGCGATCGTACCATCGTGGCAGCAGTTACCACCGCAGCATATTCAGCAACCACTGCTTAGCGATACTGGAGATTGGGGAAGGCCTCTTATCGTCGATAGTTCTGCTATTCTACAG GATCAGCGGCCGGTATTTCCTGTCACGGAAGTTTACAATGCTAGTGCACTCGTCGAACATCCATCGCAGAGCTGGGGCAAGCGCACTGTCACCAAACATCACCAGCATCATGTGACGGTACCTCAGCAGACTCAGCATAGACATGAACACAAGAAAGAGACGCAACAACTGAGTCCAGTGAAGAAACGAGTCAAGGAGAGCACACCGCCAAGTAGCATGCGACGACACTCGCCGTCGAGTAGCCATTGGCAAGAGCAGCCGGTGCAGTCTCATCATCACAGTAGCAAACACAGTAGTAGTCATAACGTGGAACATCAGCCAGTCGCAACCGTGCGACAGCAGACCATTACGATTGATGATACGCCTTCGCCAGCCGTTTCCGTTATCACAATCAGTGATAGTGAAGATGAGACACCTGGAAAATG CTGTGGAGACCGTCAGTGCAGCGCCTGTCAAAGTTTGGCAACTCGCCTGTCGGGCGACGGACGACCTGTCCGTGAAGAAGTCATACGAAg TACTCAATCGACGCCGCGCGTTGTACAGCCGATGCAACAGTCAGCACACACGAGCAGTCAGCATGCGAACGGGCACGTTACGACGCACAGCTCGTCGTCACATCGAACGCAACGCAAGAATGTCATTAGCTGTGTAACTGTTGGTGACAGTGACGGCGAAGCCAGCCCAAGTCGCTCTCATGCTCATTTATACCTGCCGCAACACCCGCAGCATCAGCAAACCACGCAGTTAATTAAGCATGAGCCGCAGCAACAACATCATGTTAGCAG CTCAGGATATTCCTCTCAGTCACAAAAGAAGCGGCTGTTGGCGAAGGTGCAGTCCGAATGTAACATGGTGAACGTCGCGACGAAACTGGAACCCGGTGTCGAGTACCTTGCTCCACATCCGTGTCACGCGCCAGCTTGCAAAGAGCCACCGACCTATCAG GATGACGTCTATGACATATATGACCACTGCTTGCAGTATGTGACCACGAGTAGTGCGCATCCTCACCTCCAAGAGCAGCATATTGTGTACACGACCGGCACGGACAAACGAGTGTCCTGGCCTGGGAAGCGAACCGAGTACAAGCATGAGTACGTTCAACCACCGGCTGCTCATTCGAGAGAACATCAAAAGTGGGTGGTGGCCAATCCTGTGCATCAATATAG GCAGAGCCAGGTCGTAGGTACGGCAGCCCATCCGGGCCATACCCACAGTCATCACGGACATCCGGCTCATCTAAGTCCCGGCGGCAGTGGCGGTGGTAGGAGTCCCGCCGGTGGGGCTGTGATAGGAAGCGCCCAGCATTTGGGACAGCCCCTCTACCAGGAATATGCTCACGTGCGCTCGAGAGCCCACGCGGTGCCGCCTCCTGTGTACGTTACCGCGGCACCATCGCAGGCTGCTACCGCTATCCAGCAACAAATGCCCACGTATCAAGGATTCACACCCGG CTCGTCTCCATTAACGTTGTATGATTCTAGTCGAGCGTTGCCACCGCCAGCTCATCACAGCTCGGCCAGACCGTTACTGGCGAGTCACGCAGCACATCCGTTGCCTGCGCATATGCAGCCTGCAGCCGTTTATGGATTGGCCCCGCTTTCGCCAGCCAAACaccaataccaaccttccaaTTTATGGTTTACCGAGTAA